One genomic segment of Suncus etruscus isolate mSunEtr1 chromosome 15, mSunEtr1.pri.cur, whole genome shotgun sequence includes these proteins:
- the STX10 gene encoding syntaxin-10: MSVEDPFFVVRGEVQKAVNTARGLYQRWDELLREGAAVGREELDWTTNELRNSLRSIEWDLEDLEETIGIVEANPGKFKLLAEDLQDRKAFVERMREAVQEMRDHMVSPAAVAIMEKNSRQVLTGSSTPPKSSSDLLDASAVSSTSRYIEEQAATQQLIIEQQDQQLEMVSGSIRILKNMSSRVGDELDEQAIMLDAFAQDMEHTQSRMDGVLRKVAKVSRMTSDRRQWCAIAVLVGLLLLLLVLLFFL; the protein is encoded by the exons ATGTCCGTCGAAGACCCGTTCTTCGTGGTGCGAGG CGAGGTGCAGAAGGCGGTGAACACGGCGCGGGGGCTGTACCAGCGCTGGGACGAGCTGCTGCGGGAGGGCGCGGCCGTCGGGCGCGAGGAGCTGGACTGGACGACCAATGAGCTCCGCAACAGCCTGCGCAGCATCGAGTGGGACCTGGAGGACCTGGAGGAGACCATCG GCATCGTGGAAGCCAACCCCGGCAAGTTCAAGCTCCTGGCGGAGGACCTGCAGGACAGGAAGGCGTTCGTGGAGCGGATGCGGGAGGCCGTGCAG GaaatgagggaccatatggtcagCCCAGCGGCCGTGGCCATCATGGAAAAGAACAGCAGACAG GTCCTGACAGGCTCATCCACACCCCCCAAGTCCTCGAGTGATTTGCTCGATGCCAGTGCAGTGTCCAGCACGTCCCGCTACATCGAGGAGCAGGCGGCCACGCAGCAG CTCATCATAGAGCAGCAGGACCAGCAGCTGGAGATGGTGTCCGGGAGCATCCGGATTCTTAAGAACATGTCCAGCCGGGTGGGGGACGAACTGGACGAGCAGGCCAT CATGCTGGACGCCTTCGCGCAGGACATGGAGCACACGCAGTCCCGGATGGACGGGGTCCTCCGGAAGGTGGCCAAAGTGTCACGCATGACCAGTG ATCGCCGGCAGTGGTGCGCGATTGCTGTGCTCgtcggcctcctcctcctcctgcttgtCCTGCTCTTCTTCCTCTGA